Proteins from one Coffea arabica cultivar ET-39 chromosome 8c, Coffea Arabica ET-39 HiFi, whole genome shotgun sequence genomic window:
- the LOC140013875 gene encoding NDR1/HIN1-like protein 13, with translation MTDRVYPSSKPNGTAATAATANPTPTNNPPQFPPAKSHVYNPMRHPYRPNPALHARHNHRRCSCRRCFCLCCFWSILVFLCILLLVAIACAALYVLYRPHRPAFSLSSLKVSQFNLTTTPDDVTRLTSKLNFTLSSKNPNKKITFYYNPITINLYLSDQQKVLLANGTFSNFTSQPGDVTILHSTLSTTSQVLDADSVTSLKSDLKRKNGLPMAIEMETKMKVKVEKLNSKKVGIKIVCDGIHGLVPTGKTPAVASTANAKCKVDLQVKIWKFNF, from the coding sequence ATGACGGACAGGGTGTACCCATCAAGCAAGCCCAATGGCACCGCCGCCACGGCCGCCACCGCCAACCCCACGCCCACCAACAATCCACCACAGTTCCCACCGGCCAAATCTCACGTCTACAATCCCATGCGCCACCCTTACCGCCCCAACCCGGCCCTCCACGCCCGCCATAACCACCGCAGGTGCAGCTGCCGCCGCTGCTTCTGCCTCTGTTGCTTCTGGTCCATCCTCGTATTCCTCTGCATTCTTCTCCTCGTCGCCATTGCCTGTGCTGCCCTCTACGTCCTCTACCGCCCCCACCGCCCGGCCTTCTCCCTCTCCTCCTTAAAAGTCTCCCAGTTCAACCTCACCACCACCCCTGATGACGTCACCCGGCTCACCTCGAAGCTCAACTTTACGCTTTCCTCCAAGAATCCCAACAAGAAAATCACGTTTTACTACAACCCCATCACCATAAATCTGTATCTTTCCGACCAACAGAAAGTTTTGCTAGCAAATGGGACTTTCTCAAACTTCACCAGTCAGCCGGGGGACGTCACCATCCTGCACTCCACCCTGTCGACGACGTCACAGGTGCTGGATGCCGACTCTGTAACTTCACTGAAGTCAGATCTGAAGAGGAAAAATGGGTTGCCAATGGCTATAGAGATGGAGACCAAGATGAAGGTGAAAGTGGAGAAGCTCAATAGTAAGAAAGTTGGGATCAAAATCGTTTGCGATGGGATTCATGGGCTGGTTCCGACGGGTAAAACTCCAGCAGTGGCTTCAACTGCTAATGCCAAGTGTAAGGTTGATCTTCAAGTCAAGAtctggaaattcaacttttaa